The DNA window AGGTGTCGGTTCAttcagcagcctatccatTATTTTACTTGGATAGGGTCATAGGATACCCCGTAGGAAAATTTTGACTTTTCCTACCACATTTTTCGGAACGATGAGGGAAAATTGACCGTGAACCTgatcatactcgtaatctacacagCCTTGCTAATCTTTTCGAAAACAGAGAGcttcaaaaataatcaaattttctaatttctacagTTGGAAGCTGAATACTACTTATTTTAACCTCATTACGTATTgacaaaaatttttgttgagcACCCTATTCCCGAGTTGTGTTGCATCCTTAATTggactttatttttcaattcaactTTCCTGACAAAGACATCAACACAGAACTGATCTTCACGTGTGTATACACCCAATTACCCTAAATTTATGTTCACCCCGGAAAAAGTTCTTTGACCTCAGTTCAGCTCACTTCAGTAAGGTTCACTACCAAAGAATTAGATTCGTTATAAGGAATTTCTCACTCAGTCGACACATGCATGCATAACTTTTGAGCTCTCTGCTCAAATTCCTTGTAATCGCTTTGTATGTATGCCTATTTATATACGTATGAAAGCAggcattttcgtttttcttcacacAGAAAGTACTCTGAGTGCTCTGAAGCTTTCATGTTGAAGAGGTATGCACGGCCTTTTGTCCTGATAAATCGTGTTGCAAGAGGAAAAGAGTGGGACCCGGGGAGGCTTGCAAAGGGAAACACTTCTTCGATGAACGTAAATCCACAACTTATTCTGAAATACCCGGAAGGTGGAGCATTTTTGTAAGTTGATTTCCGTTCGAACGTATGTATGTAGCTTACGTCATCCTGTTGTTGTATTCTGCTTCTGGCTGTTTTCTAGTACGGAACTGGAGATGCTACGGGGTTTTATGGGAACGACACAGTAAGGATTGGCGGCAGTGGTGACGATCGCCTTACCATTCCTGGCTGTAAAATTGGTCAAGCCGAAGTAATAGCGCCATTTTTTGCTACAGTAAGTGTTTAAGACTTCTCAAAAAGCTAAACTTATCTCTAGGAAAATGACGCGTTGCTCCTATTGCTGCTAATgctttgctttcatttttcctccgTTGACCTTCTGTCGAACGCATTTTCATgtcccatttttcttttttttatttaggaCTTCTCCGCAGACTTTTTTAGAACTGGTAATGAAATACTCTGATTCATAATAAAGACAACATCACCGGTGAATGGAACGTGGACAGAgcatataacaaaaaataataatgcagCTTAAAAAAAGTGGACGAATTTTAGAACTATGAGGTTCAGCACTCAAGAGAAGTATGGGAAGAAGTACTAGAAGTATTAATTTCTTGCCATTCGGTTAATACACTGCGTTTTATCTGGAGAGATTGAAAGGAAGCAAACactatatttctttcttcactgTTTGAAATGATCTGATCTTATCTGAGTTGTCATCCACAGTTTTGACAATacgtactaaaaaaaaaatacgttaTTCTAAAAACGGATCCATCTTCGTTATGAGTagaatttcattctatttcaccagacaaaaaaaaaacattttatagcACAAAACTGAAGGAGTCCTTGGACTGGCATTTTCCAAACTTTCCTCAAATCCTGTAGCTCCAGTTTTCGAACGAGCTTTTACGCTTGGCTTAGTCGATCCTGTGTTCACCGTCTACTTTAAGAGCATGGGATACCGTACGTTTCAATCTTTTGAGGGTAGTTATTATTTAAGACTTCTGAACAAATTTGAGAATGTGAAATTAGATTGACAACGGTTTTTGTTTTAAGAATCAAATGGTGATGTCGGCGGCGTATTCACATTCGGAGGACTAGACACAGAGCACTGCGGTGACGTAATCGCATACGAAAAACTCACTCAAACGTCGTTTTGGCAGTTCAAGGTTATGATTGTATCGTTTTTTACTTCCATTAATATTTAGAATTAGATAGTAAGGAAAACCATTATACCGACCTGGTCGCTATGCAGCAATGTGAGCTAAGACGACTCTATTCCTAATAAGAACCACAGCCAcatcaacaaacaacaacaacaaaagcgctcataaaaatcaatagaacATATTTTTTACAATGAACTCCTacgaatatttgaatatttacaAGGATAAATCACGAACAAATCCTAAATTACAAGCTTCTAGCTGTGGTCACTCTCGTTtcccaaaagtttttttttttcgtttttgtattATACATTCCAGGATTCTATCTCGAATCGAACCCGTGTGCGAGAAATTTGGTCTGGTTTATATAAAACTTCcacttgataaaaaaaaaacatgaatccACCAAACGACGGATATCTTTGAATAACTTACCTGCTATTGGATAAACTAGTCAAACTAGATATTCTGACTTTTCCTCAACTTTGAAGGgttcttcttcgtttctttttttcttaatgtgCACTAGGTttccaagactttttttttctagtttttagcTTTGTTTTTCTAGTTTCTAGTTCTGCTGGAGATGAGAAAAGGAATTGCAACATAATCAACAAGTAAGGCATTTTAATGTAAGTTATTATTTCGGAATTTTATTTCTCCACTCTTGAACTCCACTAGCATTTTGTAGTTAACGCTACACGTTTTGCGGAAATTTGACACAAGAAACATCAGAGAGATGAAAGGGAGCGAGAAACAAGGAAGAATACATGACTAAATGTGtgaatgttttctgtaaaaaaaaggaaagtatcAAGGAAAAGGTTTCTATCTAGCAAACTTTGACGAATATTTTTGAGGCCTTAAAAGGTGTTTTGGTGTGTATACGTAGTAGTTTTAGGAATTTTGAACTAAAGACAACTTGAGGTTGAATTGCGCTGTctataaaatgtaaataataatatgaatcaCATCATTATGTATTAAGTGTCCGAAATGAAGCAAGTTTTAAGGTGTCACCatctaaaaaatgatttttgtaCAATTTTCTCATTGGCAAgggaattttttcaacttcctGATTTCGAATTGGTTTTGATAaactgtacacgaggttgttaaatataattattatatttatattatttttgtaatataataataaatattaatattcattgaaagtcgaacttttcaataaCTTCCAAATTCCCTAGAACAGTGTGGACTataacacgaaaaaaaattaaaaagtcaGACTGCTCTTTCCTAAtggtgttttcttctttcagctGAGAGGCGTCAAAGCAGGCCAATTCTCAAGCCAAGTTGGATGGGAAGTCTTTTCCGACACAGGTGCATCACTTATTGCTGCACCAGTGGAGGTTGCAAACAGGATCACCAAGGAACTTAATGCGACGGTAAAGTAGAGTTTAATGACAAAGAATAGCAAATATTCGCATAGATCGTCAACGTTTAGTTCTTAATAAGTGCGCAGAAACTCATCTCGCTGAGAAGGTACGCAATTATTAACGAACAAGTTAAGGACGTCAGCAGAAGAAATGAAGGTTATGATGAACAGGCATGCCGCACTTCTCTAAAGATCCAGGATAgttcttcttagcctccctacTCTTCACTTTAGTGCACCTGTAACCATGTAATGCAAGCCAATCTACATTGAAGAGTACCTTCAAAGTTGTTGATGCACAACAAGAGTTCGCTGATGTAAAATGTCGCTTAAATTGGAACGAAGGTGAGTGGGAGGTGTGATGCGCAAAGGAATATCAGTATTGGAGCAATGTGGGAAGATAGcgcgaaaaaattttttcgacGATCCAAAGAAAGTACTAGCTGGAGGTACTAAAAAAGTACTAGCTGGTTTGCTAGATGACAGTAATCATGCGCTTGCAGCTAGAAGTAAGACGACGTTCAGTCGCTGATCCTTACTAGAGGAGTCTTACTAGATGATAATTGTGGGAATAGCCCTTGCATTAGGCAGTAGATTTCTTTACAATTTAACTGCAGTAATGAGCTCAGGGCACGTTGTGCTGAACAGATACGGGGTAAAACAGAGCATACACAACACCTCTGGAAAACAAGGCATGCct is part of the Necator americanus strain Aroian chromosome V, whole genome shotgun sequence genome and encodes:
- a CDS encoding hypothetical protein (NECATOR_CHRV.G20028.T1): MKFLLLVLLTLSGLTVAKVFQVPLVKVESNMVQMIRKGTWPAYLRKMNARRLDLNLDGKGTYHTDAYDIHDMEYMANITIGNPEQSFLVVPDTGSADFWVIDHLCSAGSPPVCLQSKCDPGKVCTAFCPDKSCCKRKRVGPGEACKGKHFFDERKSTTYSEIPGRWSIFYGTGDATGFYGNDTVRIGGSGDDRLTIPGCKIGQAEVIAPFFATHKTEGVLGLAFSKLSSNPVAPVFERAFTLGLVDPVFTVYFKSMGYQSNGDVGGVFTFGGLDTEHCGDVIAYEKLTQTSFWQFKLRGVKAGQFSSQVGWEVFSDTGASLIAAPVEVANRITKELNATYNPDTELYYVNCYSKPSITLTIGENDYTIEAENLVIKINEDRCLLALFDFAPFIGPTWVLSDPFIRQYCNIHDMGQKAIGFAKAKK
- a CDS encoding hypothetical protein (NECATOR_CHRV.G20028.T2), whose product is MVQMIRKGTWPAYLRKMNARRLDLNLDGKGTYHTDAYDIHDMEYMANITIGNPEQSFLVVPDTGSADFWVIDHLCSAGSPPVCLQSKCDPGKVCTAFCPDKSCCKRKRVGPGEACKGKHFFDERKSTTYSEIPGRWSIFYGTGDATGFYGNDTVRIGGSGDDRLTIPGCKIGQAEVIAPFFATHKTEGVLGLAFSKLSSNPVAPVFERAFTLGLVDPVFTVYFKSMGYQSNGDVGGVFTFGGLDTEHCGDVIAYEKLTQTSFWQFKLRGVKAGQFSSQVGWEVFSDTGASLIAAPVEVANRITKELNATYNPDTELYYVNCYSKPSITLTIGENDYTIEAENLVIKINEDRCLLALFDFAPFIGPTWVLSDPFIRQYCNIHDMGQKAIGFAKAKK